The following proteins are co-located in the Equus caballus isolate H_3958 breed thoroughbred chromosome 15, TB-T2T, whole genome shotgun sequence genome:
- the FOSL2 gene encoding fos-related antigen 2 isoform X1, with product MYQDYPGNFDTSSRGSSGSPAHAESYSSGGGGQQKFRVDMPGSGSAFIPTINAITTSQDLQWMVQPTVITSMSNPYPRSHPYSPLPGLASVPGHMALPRPGVIKTIGTTVGRRRRDEQLSPEEEEKRRIRRERNKLAAAKCRNRRRELTEKLQAETEELEEEKSGLQKEIAELQKEKEKLEFMLVAHGPVCKISPEERRSPPASGLQPPRSGVGGVGAVVVKQEPLEEDSPSSSSAGLDKAQRSVIKPISIAGGFYGEEPLHTPIVVTSTPAITPGTSNLVFTYPSVLEQESPASPSESCSKAHRRSSSSGDQSSDSLNSPTLLAL from the exons ATGTACCAGGATTATCCCGGGAACTTTGACACCTCATCCCGGGGCAGCAGCGGTTCTCCTGCGCACGCCGAGTCCTACtccagcggcggcggcggccagcAG AAATTCCGGGTAGATATGCCTGGCTCAGGCAGCGCCTTCATCCCCACTATCAACGCCATCACGACCAGCCAGGACCTGCAGTGGATGGTGCAGCCCACGGTGATCACCTCCATGTCCAACCCGTACCCTCGCTCGCACCCCTACAGCCCCCTGCCGGGCCTGGCTTCTGTCCCCGGGCACATGGCCCTCCCGAGACCAGGCGTGATCAAGACCATTGGCACCACGGTGGGCCGCAGGAGGAGAGATGAACAG CTGTCccctgaagaggaagagaagcgTCGAATCCGGAGGGAGAGGAACAAGCTGGCTGCAGCCAAGTGCCGGAATCGCCGTCGGGAGCTGACGGAGAAGCTGCAGGCG GAGacggaggagctggaggaggagaagtCAGGCCTGCAGAAAGAGATTGCCGAGctgcagaaggagaaggagaagctgGAGTTCATGTTGGTGGCCCATGGGCCTGTGTGCAAGATCAGCCCCGAGGAGCGTCGATCGCCCCCAGCCTCTGGGCTGCAGCCCCCGCGCAGTGGGGTTGGCGGAGTAGGTGCCGTGGTGGTGAAACAGGAGCCCCTGGAGGAGGACAGCCCCTCATCCTCATCAGCAGGGCTGGACAAGGCCCAGCGCTCCGTCATCAAGCCCATCAGCATCGCTGGGGGCTTCTACGGGGAGGAGCCCCTGCACACCCCCATCGTGGTGACCTCCACGCCTGCCATCACTCCGGGCACCTCAAACCTCGTCTTCACCTACCCCAGCGTCCTGGAGCAGGAGTCGCCCGCGTCGCCCTCTGAGTCCTGTTCCAAGGCTCACCGAAGAAGCAGTAGCAGTGGGGACCAGTCATCAGACTCCTTGAACTCCCCCACTCTGCTGGCTCTGTAA
- the FOSL2 gene encoding fos-related antigen 2 isoform X2, with protein sequence MPGSGSAFIPTINAITTSQDLQWMVQPTVITSMSNPYPRSHPYSPLPGLASVPGHMALPRPGVIKTIGTTVGRRRRDEQLSPEEEEKRRIRRERNKLAAAKCRNRRRELTEKLQAETEELEEEKSGLQKEIAELQKEKEKLEFMLVAHGPVCKISPEERRSPPASGLQPPRSGVGGVGAVVVKQEPLEEDSPSSSSAGLDKAQRSVIKPISIAGGFYGEEPLHTPIVVTSTPAITPGTSNLVFTYPSVLEQESPASPSESCSKAHRRSSSSGDQSSDSLNSPTLLAL encoded by the exons ATGCCTGGCTCAGGCAGCGCCTTCATCCCCACTATCAACGCCATCACGACCAGCCAGGACCTGCAGTGGATGGTGCAGCCCACGGTGATCACCTCCATGTCCAACCCGTACCCTCGCTCGCACCCCTACAGCCCCCTGCCGGGCCTGGCTTCTGTCCCCGGGCACATGGCCCTCCCGAGACCAGGCGTGATCAAGACCATTGGCACCACGGTGGGCCGCAGGAGGAGAGATGAACAG CTGTCccctgaagaggaagagaagcgTCGAATCCGGAGGGAGAGGAACAAGCTGGCTGCAGCCAAGTGCCGGAATCGCCGTCGGGAGCTGACGGAGAAGCTGCAGGCG GAGacggaggagctggaggaggagaagtCAGGCCTGCAGAAAGAGATTGCCGAGctgcagaaggagaaggagaagctgGAGTTCATGTTGGTGGCCCATGGGCCTGTGTGCAAGATCAGCCCCGAGGAGCGTCGATCGCCCCCAGCCTCTGGGCTGCAGCCCCCGCGCAGTGGGGTTGGCGGAGTAGGTGCCGTGGTGGTGAAACAGGAGCCCCTGGAGGAGGACAGCCCCTCATCCTCATCAGCAGGGCTGGACAAGGCCCAGCGCTCCGTCATCAAGCCCATCAGCATCGCTGGGGGCTTCTACGGGGAGGAGCCCCTGCACACCCCCATCGTGGTGACCTCCACGCCTGCCATCACTCCGGGCACCTCAAACCTCGTCTTCACCTACCCCAGCGTCCTGGAGCAGGAGTCGCCCGCGTCGCCCTCTGAGTCCTGTTCCAAGGCTCACCGAAGAAGCAGTAGCAGTGGGGACCAGTCATCAGACTCCTTGAACTCCCCCACTCTGCTGGCTCTGTAA